CACGCGGACGCTGGAGGGCGCGGAGGCGGACGCGTTCCTCGCGCGGCTGCGGCGCTCCAGTGAGCGCGACCTGCTGCTGGGCGCCATCCTGCTGCTCCACCAGGAGGACCGCTTCGTCGACGAGCTGACGACGCTGGTCCGGCAGTCCGGCGAGCCCGCATGGTACGACGCACCGCTCGCCCGGGGCCGGGCGCAGGCGGCGCTGGCGCGGGGCGACGCGCAGACGGCGGAGAAGTCCCTCCAGGACGGGCTGGCCGCGTGCCGGAGCGCGGGCTTCCAGTACCGCTGCGTGGACCTCCAGCGGCACATGGCGGGCCTCTACAACCGGCTGGACCGCCGCAAGGAGGCCGAGTCCCTGGCCCGCTCCGCGCTGGAGGAGGCGTTCCGCAGCGACAGCTGGTTCCAGGAGGAGCGGCTCCTGGCGGAGCTGGTGACGAGCGCGCGGCTGAGCCACGACCCGGCGCTGGCCCGCGCGTTCCTGGACGAGTACGTCCAGCACGCGCCGGAGGACTGCGCGCGCCGCTCGGAGTACCACCACGCGCGGGCGCTCCTCTTCGTAGAGGACCTGGACGCGAAGCGGGCCCGGCGCGAGGTGCAGGACGCGCTCGCCTGTCCCAGCGCGCCCACGCTCCTGGAGGTCGCCGTCGCCGGAGACCTGCTGCGGCTGGAGGGCAGCGCGGTGCCGGGCCGCGAGCTGGACCGCGTGCGCGAGCGCCTCCGCGTGCTGCGCGAGGACCCGTCGCTGACGGCGGGCGAGCGGCTGCTCGTGGACCACATCGAGGGGCGCATCCTCATCGAGCGCGACCGCGACGCGGGCCGCAAGCTGCTCCGCGGGGTCATCACCGGCTCCGCGCTCCAGCGCTCCACCGACATCGAGGCGCGCAAGGCCTGGGCCCACAGCCACCACGTGCTGGTGATGGACGCCGGCCGGGCGAAGGAGTGGGGCCCCGCCGTGGACCTGCTCGCGGAGGAGGTGGACCGCACCGCGCCCACGTCGTGCCTGCTGGCGCTGGCCGGCCAGGACGAACGGCTGCTCTTCGTCGCCCGCGGCCCCACCGGCGCGAGCAGCGGGCTGTACCTCAACGCCCTGAAGCGGCCCCTGCGCGAACAGGTGCCCGCGGTGCCCGAGCCGCTCCTCCAGGTGCTCGCCGGCTGCGACGCGGTGCGGGTGCTCGCGGAGCCCATCCTCCAGGGGCGCCCCGGGCTGCTGTCGGTGGACCGCGCGTGGAGCTACCTCGCCCCCGGCGGCCACCGCGTGGAGGCCCCGGCCGTGGCGCCCGCCCCGAAGCGGCTGGTGGTGTCGGACGTGGAGCCGCCCGCGGCGCTGGGGCTGCCGCGCCTGATGCCGTGGAAGGGCGCGACGGGCCCGGGCGACGTCCACCTGCGGGGTCGCGCGGCCACGCCGGAGGCGGTGCTCGCGGAGATGAAGGACGCCACGGAGGTGGAGCTGCACACGCACGGCCTGTCCGGCGCCGTGTCCGACGCGGCCTTCCTGGCGCTGTCCCCCGACGCGGCCGGCCGTTACGCGCTCACGGCGGAGGACCTGGAAGGTCAGACGCTCCAGGGCGCCCCGGTGGTGATGCTGGCCGCCTGCGACGCGAACGTGGGTGCGTGGCGCTACCACGCGGTGTGGAGCCTGCCGGCCGCGCTCATCCAGGCGGGCGCCCGGGCCGTGGTCGCGCCGTCCACGGAGGTGCCGGACGTGGAGGCCGGGGCCTTCTTCCAGGCGCTGCTGGACTCCCTGCGGCGCGGCACACCGCCCGCGCAGGCGCTCCGGGACACCCGCGCCCGGTGGCTCCAGCAGGGCAGCGCCCGGTGGGTCCAGGATCTGGTCGCGTTCGAATAACCGGACTTCCGGCGAATAATCGCGCCCGAACGCGTATGGGAACCGGGAGGAATCATGATCACGCGTTGGAAGTCCGCAGTGGGAAGAATGGCCGTGGGAATCGCCACCCTGTCGGCGGCGCAGGCCGGGGCCCAGCAGGCGAGGACGCCGAACCCGGCGGTGAAGGCCGCCCCGGTGGCGAAGCCCGTCACCAGCCCGGCGACGGCGAAGTCCACCGGCACTGTGGACGTGGCCGTGGATGACGGCGCCAAGGGCACCCGGATGTACCGGTACGACCGGGGCAGCGGGAAGCTCACGTTGGTGAAGCAGCTCAGCCAGAAGGAGGCGGCCAGCACCACCGCCGGCTTCAAGGCGCTGGCCTCCGTGGAGAGCAGCGGCGGCATGTCCCTGGTGGACCCGGGCCGCGGCGGCGCCGTCGCCCCTGAAGGCCCGCGCCCCCCGGGCGGAGGCGGAGGCCCCCCGGGCGGACATGATCCAGGCCTCATGACCCAGGCGGACCTGGCCAACATCAACCGCGAGCTGGCCACCCTGAAGCTGAACAAGGCCCAGGTGAAGCTCGGCATGCCGCAGCAGCGGTAATCCCAGCCTCTCACCGGATGAAACGGACGGCCGTGGCGCCGGGGTAGGGACGCGTCCCCTCACCCCGGAGGGCCACGGCCTTCACGTTCCTGGATGGACCCTGGCCCACGCGTTCAACCCCAGACGCCCCGAGTGTCGGCCCTGACCTCGCTCCCGCGTTTCCCGTGCCTCTCGTGCCTTGCCCCACGTACAACGTGGTCACACTTTTCGTGCGTGAGGGGGCGCTGCTCGCCCGTTTGTCTTTGACGCCCTTCTCGTCCGAATGACTGTGGGTCCGGCCGGAGGACCCCAAGGCGGCAGGAGGGTGCACACATGGGGAACATGGAGAACGGTTGTCGTGGAGCGGGAGTGCGCACGCTGGTGGGGGCATGGGTCCTGACCCTGGCGGTGCTGGGGGCGGGCTGTGACCCTGGCGCGAACGAACCCGCGCTAATGGACTCACTGGCCACGCAGGAGCAGGCGGCGCTCAGCTACAACAAGCTGTCCGCCAACGGGCTGTCGTACAATGGCTTGTCATTCAATGGCCTGTCCTTCAACGGCCTGTCTTTCAATGGCTTGTCAACGGCCGCCTTCGCGTCGTGGTTCAGCGCGGATCCGGCGCTCGCGGACGAGGTCATGCGCTACGTCGTGCGCTGCGCCGTCCCCGCGGGGCAGACGCGCGCGTACACGCATGCGGCGACGAACACGGTGCACACCTGGACGGGGCTGCTGGGCCTGGCGCCGGGCTGGGCCGGGGGCGCGCCCCCGACGCTGGCGGAACAGCAGATCGTCTCCGCGTGCCTCGCCGCGCACGCCAACCCCTTCGGCGTGAGCGTGCCCATCTCCGTGCAGGGCCGGGACGGGCTGGGGCAGCCGATTGCCTCCTCCTCGGAGGAGCTGGCCATGTTCGCCCGGCCGGAGTCGTGCTTCTTCGGCAACCTCTTCCAGGGCCAGGGCCTCTACGCGGGCAGCCAGAACCCGCCCCTCGCCGCGAACCAGAGCACCACGCGCGCGTGCGCGGTGGTGGATGGCTCCGGGGCGCCGCGCATGACGTGCTCGCCGCTCGTCTACGTGGGGAAGTGCTCGGCGGCGTGCACCCCGGATGGCACGGCCGGGCGGGCCTTCGCGAGCTGCACGGCGGGCGGGGTCACCTTCCAGCCGCTCTCCACGTACGTGCGCGACGCGGACCTGGCCGTGTGCGGTGACGGCGTCTGCCAGGTGACGGAGTCCTGCGGGACGTCCAACACGTACAACGCGTGCGCGGCGGACTGCGGCGCCTGTCCTTGAGGAGGAGCGGGGCGGCCTTCAGCCGGAGTGGGAGCCCAGGCCGGAGGCCGCGCCCGCGCGCAGCCGTTCGTGCAGCGCGTCGGTGAGCAGGTACCAGAACTGGACGTTGCCGAAGCTGAGGATGTCGCCGCCCCTGAGCGGCACCTCGCGCTTCCCGGTGGTGCTGGCGTTGACGAAGGTGCCGTTGGTGGAGCCCAGGTCGCGCACGGTGCAGCGCGCTTCGGCGCGGCTCCACTTGAGCTCCGCGTGCTGCTTGGACACGGACGCGTCGTCCAGCACCAGCTCGCAGTCCAGCCTCCGGCCAATCCTCAGCACGTCGGAGTCCTTGAGGTTGGGGAGGGTGGCGACGAGCAGGTCGTCGAACTCGAAGAGCAGGGCGAGCATGCCCTGCTCGACGTCGCCGGGATCCGCCATGCGGGTGGGCGCGAGCGCGGCGGCGGACAGCTCCGACGGCGGACGCTGTACCAGCGCGAAGGGGCCCAGCTGGTGCTGGAAGGCGCCCACGGGCAGGGCGGAGGCGAGCGCGCGCAATTCCTGGACGGACAACACGGGGGGCAGCCTAACGGGTCGGCCGTCGGGCGCCCAGCCACTACCGGACGGTCACGGTGAGGCTTTCGTTGACCCGCGAGTCGCTCGTTCCCTACATTGACCCTTTCGAGTCGCGGGCCGGGTTCCAGGAGGGAGCGCCGGACCTCCGATGCATGCAGCCAGGTGATGGAAGGAGCGGTGGTTCGATGAGCGGGAGCGACAACATCCCGATGACCCCTCACGGTCTGCAGAAGCTCAAGGACGAGCTGAAGCACCTCCAGTCCGTGGAGCGGGGCAAGATTTCGCGTGAGATCGAGGTCGCGCGCGCGCACGGCGACCTGCGTGAGAACGCCGAGTACCACGCGGCCAAGGAGAAGCAGTCGCACATCGAGGGGCGCATCCTGACCCTCGGCGACTGGATCGCCCGCGCGGAGGTCATCGACCCGGCGAAGCTGGGCGGCGACAAGGTCGTCTTCGGCGCCACCGTGGAGCTGGTGGACACGGAGAACGACAAGACCATCAGCTACCGCCTGGTGGGGGAGACGGAGGCCGACCTGAAGAAGCGGTGGATCGCCGTGACCTCTCCGGTGGCGCGCGCGCTCATCGGCAAGAAGGTGGGCGACGTCGCGACGGTGCAGAGCCCCGGCGGCGTCCGCGAGCTGGAGGTCGTGAAGATCAGCTTCGAGGATCCGCAGGAAGAGCCGGCCAGCGCGAGCTGAAGCCCGGCTGGCCGGATGTCCTTCGGGGGGGCGGGCCTGGGCTCGCTCCCCCGGTTTCGTTTTCCGCGCGGCGTCAGGCGTGCTTCGTAGGATGGAGGCTGGAAAATCCGCGTGAACCACCCGCTCGCCAGCCTCGTTGGACCTCTCAAGTACGCGTGTCAGCGTGACTTCGCCCAGCTCGGGACCGTGAAGGACTTGCGCACCCTGATGGAGCGCACCCTGGCCGCGGCCGGGGGCGTGGACGCGCGGGCGCTGGAGGACTTGAGGGCGGCGCTGCCGCACGTGGATCCGCCCGCGCCCCCGGAGCACCGCAAGGCCGCGCTGCGCCAGGTGCTGGGGGCGCTGAAGCTCAGCGGCGTGGCGCTGCCGGAGGAGCTGGAGCGGGTGGTCGTCACGGGGGAGATCAACGCCGTGGCGGCGGGGTTCCCGCGTGCGCCGGAGCGGGCGCACCTGCTCGAAGGGGAGCTGCTCCCCGCGCCGCCCCGTCGCCGGTTGACGCCGCCGCCGGGGACAATGGAGGCGCGCGGCAACACCGTGCCGCCCTGGCGTTCGCAGGACCCCGTGTCCGAGCCGCTTCCGTCGGGAGCGCGGACCGCGACACCTCCGGGTGCCAACGCGGGCCCGGCCCGGGGCGAGCCCGTTCCCTACGGCGCGCGCATGGCGGCCTCCCGTGGCGGAGCGCCAGGCCCGGCGCAGGGCACGGCCTCGCGTGGCGGGGCCCTGGTCCCTGCCCGGAACGAACCCCTGCCTTACGGTGCGCGCATGGCCGCGGCCGGTGGCGCCGCCTCCGCCGGTTCCGGCAACGCGGTGGCCCGCGCTCCCGTGGCGAAGACGGGCACCGACCCTCGCAAGGGCGCGCCGCCGGCGGAGCGCGCACCCGCGGAGAAGACCCGGAAGAAGAAGGCCAAGGCCGTGGGCGCGGAGGCGTCCCGCTCGGAGGCGAAGCTGCTGTCCATCGCGCCGCGCACGGGCCCGCTGTCCGCGCCGCTCAAGACGCTGGGCAAGCGGCTGGGGCCGCGCCTCGTCGCCGTCCTGGACAAGAAGGGTCTGCGCCGCACCGGCGACATCCTGTTCCTCTTGCCACGCTGTTACGAGGACCGGCGCCGGCTGCGCACCATCGCGGAGCTCATCCCCGGCGAGCGCGGCGTGACGGTGGGCACCGTCAAGACGGCGGACTTCGTCCCGGGACGCGGTGGCAAGCGCATGTTCCGCGCCGTCGTGGGGGACCGGTCCGGCAGCATCGCGGCCACCTATTTCAACGCGGGGCCGTGGCTCAAGAGCCGCTTCTCCGTGGGCAAGCAGCTGGTGCTCTCCGGTGAGGTGCGCGCCTCCATGAACGGCCGGGAGATGGCCCACCCGGAGCTGGAGCCCGCCGAGGACCTGGAGAACACGACCTCCGTCCACTTCCACCGCATCGTCCCCGTCTACCCGGGCTTCGAGCGCGGGGAGCAGCGCTCCTTTCGCGAGCTGACCTCGCGCATCAGCGAGCAGCACGCGCACCACCTGGAGGAGCCGCTGCCCGCGGACCTGCGCCGCCGCTACCACCTGATGGGGCTGCCGGACGCGCTGCGCTTCATCCACTTCCCGCCGGACGACGCGGACCTGGAGGCGCTGGACGCGCACCAGAGCCCCGCGCACCGCCGGCTCGCGTTCGACGAACTGTTCTTCCTCCAGCTGGGCATGGCCTTGAAGCGCCAGGGCATCAAGGCGGAGGAGGGCATCTCCTTCGACGTCACCCCGGAGCGGCTGGAGAAGGCCCGCGCCGCGCTGCCCTTCCAGCTCACCGGCGCGCAGGCGCGCGTGGTGGGCGACATCGCGCGGGACATGGCGCGCCCGGAGCCGATGAACCGGCTGGTGCAGGGCGACGTGGGCAGCGGCAAGACGGCCGTGGCGCTCGTGGCCGGCATGGTGGCGCTGCAGGACGGCTACCAGGTGGCGGTGATGGCCCCCACCGAGATCCTGGCCGAACAGCACGAGCGCACCTTCCGCCGCATCCTGGAGCCGCTGGGCTTCCGCGTGGGGCTCATCAGCGCGGCGGGCACCGCGAAGCACAAGCGCGAGGTGCGCGAGGCCGTGGCGAAGGGAGACATCCACCTGGCCGTGGGCACGCACGCGCTGATTGAGGGCGGCGTGTCCTTCCAGAAGCTGGGGCTGGTGGTCATCGACGAGCAGCACCGCTTCGGCGTGCTCCAGCGCCACACGCTCATGAGCAAGGGGCTCACGCCGGACGTGCTGGTGATGACCGCCACGCCCATCCCGCGCACGCTCGCGATGACGCTCTACGGCGACCTGGACGTGTCCATCATCGACCAGCTCCCGCCGGGCCGCACGCCCATCACCACGCGCGTCTTCAATAACGAGCAGCGCGCGCGCGTCTACGAAGCGGTGGGCGCGGAGCTGGCCAAGGGCCACCAGGCCTACGTCGTCTATCCGCTGGTGGAGGAGTCGGAGAAGCTGGACCTGGAGGACGCCACCCAGGGCGCGGCGAAGTTGCAGGTCGTGTTCCCCGACGCCAGCGTGGGCCTGCTGCACGGGCGCATGAAGCCGGAGGAGAAGGACGCCGTGATGGAGGCGTTCCGCGACAAGCGCATCCAGCTGCTCGTCTGCACCACGGTGGTGGAGGTGGGCGTGGACGTGCCCAACGCGTCCGTGATGGTCGTGGAGGCCGCGGAGCGCTTCGGCCTGTCGCAGCTGCACCAGCTGCGCGGGCGCGTGGGCCGTGGCGCCGCGGCCAGCTACTGCTTCCTCGTCGCGGGCGCCGCGCGCTCCTGGGAGTCCACCGAGCGGCTGGGCGTGATGGAGCGCAGCAGCGACGGCTTCGTCATCGCGGAGAAGGACCTGGAGATCCGCGGCCCCGGCGAGTTCCTGGGCACGCGGCAGAGCGGCCTGCCGGAGCTGGCCGTGGCGAACCTCGTGCGCGACGGCGACCTCCTGTCGCTCGCCCAGGTGGAGGCGCGGCGCATCATGGACGCCGACCCCAAGCTCCAGGAGCCGGACCACCAGGGGCTCGTGAAGGCGCTGGAGGAGCGCTGGGAGGGCCGGCTCGCGCTCGCCCGGGTAGGGTAGGCCCGGGGAGGCCTGCGTCCGCCCACCGGATTGGCCCGGACTGTTGGCGTGCTTACTCTTCCCTGGAGGAGCACGAGGGGGCACACGCGATGGGAGACTGGGGCCGAGCGGAGTATCTGGCGAGGCAGGGCATCCGGGACCGGCGGGTGCTCGCGGCGATCGCCAACCTGAGCCGCGCGGACTTCGTGCCCGAGGGTGAGCGGGACGCGGCCTACCAGGATGTGCCCCTGCCCATCGGCCACGGACAGACCATCAGCCAGCCCTACGTGGTCGCCCTGATGACGGAGGCCCTGGGGCTGCGCGGC
The genomic region above belongs to Corallococcus caeni and contains:
- the recG gene encoding ATP-dependent DNA helicase RecG — protein: MNHPLASLVGPLKYACQRDFAQLGTVKDLRTLMERTLAAAGGVDARALEDLRAALPHVDPPAPPEHRKAALRQVLGALKLSGVALPEELERVVVTGEINAVAAGFPRAPERAHLLEGELLPAPPRRRLTPPPGTMEARGNTVPPWRSQDPVSEPLPSGARTATPPGANAGPARGEPVPYGARMAASRGGAPGPAQGTASRGGALVPARNEPLPYGARMAAAGGAASAGSGNAVARAPVAKTGTDPRKGAPPAERAPAEKTRKKKAKAVGAEASRSEAKLLSIAPRTGPLSAPLKTLGKRLGPRLVAVLDKKGLRRTGDILFLLPRCYEDRRRLRTIAELIPGERGVTVGTVKTADFVPGRGGKRMFRAVVGDRSGSIAATYFNAGPWLKSRFSVGKQLVLSGEVRASMNGREMAHPELEPAEDLENTTSVHFHRIVPVYPGFERGEQRSFRELTSRISEQHAHHLEEPLPADLRRRYHLMGLPDALRFIHFPPDDADLEALDAHQSPAHRRLAFDELFFLQLGMALKRQGIKAEEGISFDVTPERLEKARAALPFQLTGAQARVVGDIARDMARPEPMNRLVQGDVGSGKTAVALVAGMVALQDGYQVAVMAPTEILAEQHERTFRRILEPLGFRVGLISAAGTAKHKREVREAVAKGDIHLAVGTHALIEGGVSFQKLGLVVIDEQHRFGVLQRHTLMSKGLTPDVLVMTATPIPRTLAMTLYGDLDVSIIDQLPPGRTPITTRVFNNEQRARVYEAVGAELAKGHQAYVVYPLVEESEKLDLEDATQGAAKLQVVFPDASVGLLHGRMKPEEKDAVMEAFRDKRIQLLVCTTVVEVGVDVPNASVMVVEAAERFGLSQLHQLRGRVGRGAAASYCFLVAGAARSWESTERLGVMERSSDGFVIAEKDLEIRGPGEFLGTRQSGLPELAVANLVRDGDLLSLAQVEARRIMDADPKLQEPDHQGLVKALEERWEGRLALARVG
- a CDS encoding FHA domain-containing protein, whose translation is MLSVQELRALASALPVGAFQHQLGPFALVQRPPSELSAAALAPTRMADPGDVEQGMLALLFEFDDLLVATLPNLKDSDVLRIGRRLDCELVLDDASVSKQHAELKWSRAEARCTVRDLGSTNGTFVNASTTGKREVPLRGGDILSFGNVQFWYLLTDALHERLRAGAASGLGSHSG
- the greA gene encoding transcription elongation factor GreA produces the protein MSGSDNIPMTPHGLQKLKDELKHLQSVERGKISREIEVARAHGDLRENAEYHAAKEKQSHIEGRILTLGDWIARAEVIDPAKLGGDKVVFGATVELVDTENDKTISYRLVGETEADLKKRWIAVTSPVARALIGKKVGDVATVQSPGGVRELEVVKISFEDPQEEPASAS
- a CDS encoding CHAT domain-containing protein, producing MTVSCEQLAAFVDGELPPEEAEAFQLHLADCAECQAGLEDQVQASLLVQAAADARPGAQAGAGASPGADARPGVGLRAVPGTGNPSAPVSDAGERSSLSRSERPRARAWDRRRVAGFAAAAAAVVLAVLAVGRPWRSSGSERALPFALAAVRPLEGRLSHPGLADYRALGTMRGSADGRPELDLKALTELEAKGDLHGVATAWLAAGDFERAERILERLPASPAVLGDLALAALGRAQPERALSILELGLESAPDDARLHWNRGLALQALSLELAAAEEFSRVARAKEPGWSTEAVERADGLRKGALARRDSWKAMNAAGMALALDGTPYPASMARRNPDLARLYLYHALRAAPSVERVKALAPLAGVLDEATRTKTASAYVARVAAADFHKRGPLANTYREILTGTRTLEGAEADAFLARLRRSSERDLLLGAILLLHQEDRFVDELTTLVRQSGEPAWYDAPLARGRAQAALARGDAQTAEKSLQDGLAACRSAGFQYRCVDLQRHMAGLYNRLDRRKEAESLARSALEEAFRSDSWFQEERLLAELVTSARLSHDPALARAFLDEYVQHAPEDCARRSEYHHARALLFVEDLDAKRARREVQDALACPSAPTLLEVAVAGDLLRLEGSAVPGRELDRVRERLRVLREDPSLTAGERLLVDHIEGRILIERDRDAGRKLLRGVITGSALQRSTDIEARKAWAHSHHVLVMDAGRAKEWGPAVDLLAEEVDRTAPTSCLLALAGQDERLLFVARGPTGASSGLYLNALKRPLREQVPAVPEPLLQVLAGCDAVRVLAEPILQGRPGLLSVDRAWSYLAPGGHRVEAPAVAPAPKRLVVSDVEPPAALGLPRLMPWKGATGPGDVHLRGRAATPEAVLAEMKDATEVELHTHGLSGAVSDAAFLALSPDAAGRYALTAEDLEGQTLQGAPVVMLAACDANVGAWRYHAVWSLPAALIQAGARAVVAPSTEVPDVEAGAFFQALLDSLRRGTPPAQALRDTRARWLQQGSARWVQDLVAFE